One Gemmatimonadota bacterium DNA window includes the following coding sequences:
- a CDS encoding cytochrome P460 family protein, with protein sequence MFLAGGFVAFAACADSGETAVDDAADAVEEAADAVEEAVGAAAAAVDTTAEAVWAYMQESAYADWALWPGTGEQYQGGEPHGALLTTYMNDVAAEALEAGAAELPAGAFVVKENFMPDGTLGAVTTMYKTGNNYNPDHNNWWFAKFMPDGTPDQTPDGMAMAGRLGGCQNCHGAAAENDYILTGPLQTASADEGAGGAAGR encoded by the coding sequence ATGTTCCTCGCCGGAGGCTTCGTCGCGTTCGCGGCGTGCGCCGATTCGGGCGAGACCGCGGTGGACGACGCCGCCGACGCGGTGGAAGAGGCCGCCGACGCGGTGGAAGAGGCCGTAGGGGCAGCGGCAGCGGCCGTGGACACCACCGCCGAAGCCGTCTGGGCCTACATGCAGGAGTCGGCCTACGCCGACTGGGCGCTGTGGCCCGGCACCGGTGAGCAGTACCAGGGCGGCGAGCCGCACGGCGCGCTGCTCACGACGTACATGAACGACGTCGCCGCGGAGGCGCTCGAAGCGGGCGCCGCGGAGCTGCCCGCGGGCGCGTTCGTGGTGAAGGAGAACTTCATGCCGGACGGCACCCTCGGGGCCGTGACGACGATGTACAAGACCGGCAACAACTACAACCCGGACCACAACAACTGGTGGTTCGCCAAGTTCATGCCGGACGGCACGCCCGACCAGACGCCCGACGGCATGGCGATGGCCGGACGCCTGGGTGGTTGCCAGAACTGCCACGGCGCCGCTGCCGAGAACGACTACATCCTCACCGGGCCGCTGCAGACGGCTTCGGCGGACGAGGGTGCGGGAGGCGCCGCTGGGCGCTAG
- a CDS encoding dehydrogenase E1 component subunit alpha/beta, whose protein sequence is MATKATPTKSDAHAGGLPAEKLLDFYRTMVAARATDDKEIQLKRQNKIFFQISGAGHEAVQVAVADLVRPGSDWFYLYYRDRALSQALGMTPYEHFLQAAGAESDPSSGGRQMPSHWGHRPLRIMSTSSPTGTQFLQAVGTAEAGERARRDVDMRAALESFEDDEIVLCTTGEGQTSEGEFWEALNTACNLRLPVLFLVEDNGYAISVPVEVNTAGGKISDLVRSFPDLFVEEFDGCDVEASHAAAGRAVTHCRSRQGPALLHAQVVRPYSHSMSDDERTYKPSSQIEEDSRRDPIALLGGRLVALGAATEEELAALAENARERVQEAADRALAQPQPDRASVLDFLYSPDIDPTSADFDTEDTPEHSGDETTMVDLINIAMREEMSRDPRIVVFGQDVADASREDALEEVKGKGGVFKCTAGLQRRFGSNRVFNSPLAEANIAGRAIGMALRGLKPVVEIQFFDYIWPAFMQIRNELATMRYRSGGNWSSPLVVRVAYGGYLKGGAIYHSQTGETLFTHSPGLRVVLPSNAEDANGLLRTAIRCDDPVIFLEHKHLYRQIHNKGRDPGPNYMIPLGKAKVVREGADLTVVACGALVKRSLDAAKKAEERGIDVEVIDLRSLSPLDMESIAASVRKTNKVIVAHEDSLSWGFGSEISARIADELFEWLDGPVRRVASLDTWVAYAPDLEAEILPDADDVFRAVEELAAF, encoded by the coding sequence ATGGCCACCAAGGCTACGCCGACGAAAAGCGACGCCCACGCGGGCGGCCTCCCAGCCGAAAAGCTGCTCGACTTCTATCGCACGATGGTCGCCGCCCGCGCCACGGACGACAAGGAGATCCAGCTCAAGCGGCAGAACAAGATCTTCTTCCAGATTTCGGGCGCCGGGCACGAGGCGGTCCAGGTGGCGGTCGCCGATCTTGTGCGCCCGGGATCGGACTGGTTCTACCTGTACTACAGGGACCGAGCGCTGTCCCAGGCGCTCGGCATGACCCCCTACGAGCATTTCCTGCAGGCAGCGGGGGCCGAATCCGACCCGTCCAGCGGCGGGCGCCAGATGCCCTCGCATTGGGGGCACCGGCCGCTGCGCATCATGAGCACTTCGTCGCCCACGGGAACGCAGTTCCTGCAGGCGGTGGGAACCGCCGAGGCCGGCGAGCGCGCGCGCCGCGACGTCGACATGCGGGCCGCGCTCGAGAGCTTCGAGGACGACGAGATCGTGCTCTGTACGACGGGCGAGGGACAGACCTCCGAGGGGGAGTTCTGGGAGGCCCTCAACACGGCGTGCAACCTGCGGCTGCCGGTCCTCTTTCTGGTGGAGGACAACGGCTACGCCATTTCGGTCCCCGTGGAGGTGAACACCGCCGGCGGCAAGATCAGCGATCTGGTCCGCTCCTTCCCGGACCTGTTCGTCGAGGAATTCGACGGCTGTGACGTGGAGGCGAGCCACGCGGCGGCGGGTCGCGCCGTGACGCACTGCCGCTCGCGCCAGGGTCCCGCGCTTCTGCACGCCCAAGTGGTGCGCCCGTACTCGCACTCGATGTCCGATGACGAGCGCACGTACAAGCCGTCGTCGCAGATCGAGGAGGACTCCAGGCGCGATCCCATCGCGTTGCTCGGGGGGCGCCTGGTCGCGTTGGGCGCCGCGACCGAGGAGGAGCTCGCGGCGTTGGCCGAGAACGCTCGCGAACGGGTGCAGGAGGCGGCCGATCGCGCGCTGGCGCAGCCGCAGCCCGATCGCGCCAGCGTGCTCGACTTCCTGTACTCGCCCGACATCGACCCGACCTCGGCGGACTTCGACACGGAGGACACGCCGGAGCACAGCGGCGACGAAACGACGATGGTCGATCTCATCAACATCGCGATGCGCGAGGAGATGAGCCGTGATCCGCGCATCGTCGTATTCGGCCAGGACGTGGCGGACGCCAGCCGGGAGGACGCCCTGGAGGAGGTCAAGGGCAAGGGCGGCGTGTTCAAGTGCACGGCGGGCCTGCAGCGGCGTTTCGGCTCGAATCGGGTCTTCAACAGCCCGCTCGCCGAGGCCAACATCGCCGGGCGCGCGATCGGCATGGCGCTGCGCGGGCTGAAGCCCGTCGTCGAGATCCAGTTCTTCGACTACATCTGGCCCGCCTTCATGCAGATCCGCAACGAGCTCGCGACCATGCGCTACCGCTCGGGTGGCAACTGGTCCTCCCCCCTCGTCGTGCGCGTCGCGTACGGGGGCTACCTCAAGGGGGGCGCGATCTACCACTCGCAGACAGGCGAGACGCTCTTCACCCACAGCCCGGGGCTACGCGTCGTGCTGCCCTCCAACGCGGAAGACGCCAACGGGTTGCTGCGCACCGCGATCCGCTGCGACGATCCGGTCATCTTCCTGGAGCACAAGCACCTCTACCGCCAGATCCACAACAAGGGCCGCGATCCCGGACCGAACTACATGATCCCGCTCGGCAAGGCCAAGGTCGTGCGCGAAGGCGCCGACCTCACGGTGGTCGCGTGCGGTGCGCTGGTGAAGCGCTCGCTCGACGCGGCGAAGAAAGCCGAGGAGCGAGGGATCGACGTAGAGGTCATAGACCTGCGCAGCTTGAGCCCGCTCGACATGGAGTCCATCGCGGCGTCCGTCCGCAAGACCAACAAGGTCATCGTCGCGCACGAGGACTCGCTGTCGTGGGGGTTCGGCTCGGAGATCTCGGCGCGCATCGCCGACGAGTTGTTCGAGTGGCTCGACGGACCCGTCAGGCGGGTGGCCTCGCTGGACACGTGGGTGGCGTACGCGCCGGACCTCGAGGCCGAGATCCTGCCCGACGCCGACGACGTGTTCCGGGCCGTGGAAGAGCTGGCGGCGTTCTAG
- the coaE gene encoding dephospho-CoA kinase (Dephospho-CoA kinase (CoaE) performs the final step in coenzyme A biosynthesis.), which yields MSGATHAARVYRVGLTGNIAAGKSEVAAVWKRLGAPIIDADVLARRAVEPGSAGLAAVVDAFGPGVLSADGSLDRAALADVVFSDPDQRRRLEGILHPEVARLRPLAEREAVTEALESGSEARREVEAPVVVVHDIPLLFEVGLQGEFDEVVHVHAPVQTRLARLVAHRGMDPDNAAARIDAQMPSEEKIDLADRVIDNEAGLDDLAAEATRVWRLIGEASLKASRDRG from the coding sequence GTGAGCGGCGCAACGCACGCAGCGCGCGTCTACCGCGTGGGGCTGACCGGGAACATCGCCGCAGGCAAGTCGGAGGTGGCCGCGGTCTGGAAGCGGCTCGGCGCACCGATCATCGACGCCGACGTATTGGCGCGGCGCGCGGTGGAGCCGGGGTCGGCCGGCCTGGCCGCGGTGGTCGACGCGTTCGGCCCGGGCGTTCTGTCCGCGGACGGCTCGCTGGACCGGGCCGCGCTCGCCGACGTCGTCTTCTCGGACCCGGACCAGCGGCGCCGCCTGGAGGGGATCCTCCATCCGGAGGTCGCGCGCCTGCGCCCGCTCGCCGAACGCGAGGCGGTCACCGAGGCGCTCGAGTCCGGTTCGGAGGCGCGGCGAGAGGTGGAGGCTCCGGTGGTGGTCGTGCACGACATCCCGCTGCTCTTCGAGGTGGGGCTGCAGGGAGAGTTCGACGAGGTGGTGCACGTGCACGCTCCGGTTCAGACGAGGCTCGCGCGCCTGGTGGCGCACCGGGGCATGGACCCCGACAACGCGGCAGCCCGGATAGACGCCCAGATGCCCTCCGAGGAGAAGATCGACCTGGCCGACCGCGTGATCGACAACGAGGCGGGGCTCGACGACCTGGCGGCGGAAGCCACCCGGGTGTGGCGCCTCATCGGCGAGGCGAGCCTGAAGGCGTCGCGCGATCGTGGCTGA
- a CDS encoding PHP domain-containing protein produces the protein MAEGQDRLRVDMHLHTARSFDCLSDPVAVVETALARGLDRICVTDHNHLSTALALHERYPDRVIAGEEVKTAEGVDVIGLFLTEHIPAGTGAEETCRRIHAQGGIVYVPHPFAPGKGGDGRVLEVIEEHVDALEGFNARLHVQALNDRAVAWAAGRRVPLGAGSDAHTLREVGRAYVEVPPFEMTADSFLEALRSGSVRGRFSSWAVHAASTWAKARKRLPGAPNGEVR, from the coding sequence GTGGCTGAGGGCCAGGACCGGTTGCGCGTCGACATGCACCTGCACACCGCCAGGTCCTTCGACTGCCTCAGCGACCCGGTGGCGGTCGTGGAGACCGCGCTGGCCAGGGGCCTGGACCGCATCTGCGTCACCGATCACAACCATTTGTCGACCGCGCTCGCGCTCCACGAGCGCTACCCGGACCGGGTCATCGCCGGTGAGGAGGTGAAGACGGCCGAGGGAGTCGACGTGATCGGCCTGTTTCTGACCGAGCACATCCCCGCGGGCACCGGCGCGGAGGAGACGTGCCGCCGCATCCACGCGCAGGGCGGGATCGTATACGTCCCGCACCCGTTCGCACCCGGCAAGGGTGGCGACGGCCGCGTTCTCGAGGTCATCGAGGAGCACGTGGACGCGCTGGAGGGATTCAACGCGCGGCTCCACGTGCAGGCGCTCAACGACCGCGCCGTGGCGTGGGCCGCCGGGCGTCGCGTGCCGCTGGGCGCCGGATCGGACGCGCACACGCTGCGCGAGGTGGGTCGGGCGTACGTCGAAGTGCCGCCGTTCGAGATGACAGCGGACTCGTTCCTGGAGGCGCTGCGGAGCGGCTCGGTGCGCGGTAGGTTCTCCTCGTGGGCGGTGCACGCGGCGTCCACCTGGGCCAAGGCGCGCAAGCGTCTTCCGGGTGCGCCGAACGGGGAGGTGCGATGA
- a CDS encoding bifunctional oligoribonuclease/PAP phosphatase NrnA, which produces MGTIDHGGGNGLRGMAGVRMTTRAAAPGAAARISAERIPGLDAVLEAVAAAERVALTTHVNADGDGAGSEAAMAAWLAQRGVHVSIVNPTPFPQDFRFLLEDPSTVADGGTAEGRTALERADLVVVLDTGDAERLGRLAKRIPGKTLALLDHHPPGENPLQAAGVVDPGASATGELVFDLLVRAEELGQPVAWSRAVVEGIYAAILTDTGSFRYSNTEPRTHAIAAVLLARGVDPERLYRKIYATASLARLHLLREALARLETDPELPLTWISVPFEVVREVGATAADFEPITDHARMVRGTEIAILLRGVKDGSTKVSLRSNGRADVNEIARALGGGGHVKAAGAVIGAPLEEARERVLATARAALRKLAED; this is translated from the coding sequence GTGGGGACGATCGACCACGGCGGTGGTAATGGCTTGCGCGGCATGGCGGGGGTCCGGATGACGACCCGGGCGGCGGCGCCCGGAGCGGCGGCGCGCATCTCGGCCGAGCGCATACCCGGGCTGGACGCCGTGCTCGAGGCGGTCGCGGCGGCGGAACGGGTGGCGCTGACGACGCACGTCAACGCCGACGGCGACGGGGCTGGCTCGGAGGCGGCCATGGCGGCCTGGCTCGCGCAGCGCGGCGTGCACGTCTCCATCGTCAACCCGACTCCGTTTCCCCAGGATTTCCGCTTCCTGCTGGAGGATCCGTCTACGGTGGCCGATGGAGGGACCGCCGAGGGAAGGACGGCGCTCGAGCGCGCCGACCTGGTCGTCGTCCTGGACACCGGTGACGCCGAACGCCTCGGCCGCCTGGCCAAGCGCATCCCGGGCAAGACGCTCGCGCTCCTCGACCACCACCCGCCCGGCGAGAACCCTCTTCAGGCGGCCGGCGTGGTGGACCCGGGCGCGTCGGCGACCGGGGAGCTCGTGTTCGACCTCCTGGTTCGCGCCGAGGAGCTGGGCCAGCCGGTCGCCTGGTCGCGCGCGGTGGTCGAAGGCATCTACGCCGCGATTCTCACCGATACGGGCTCGTTCCGCTACTCCAACACGGAGCCGCGTACGCACGCCATCGCGGCGGTTTTGCTGGCGCGAGGTGTGGACCCGGAGCGGCTCTACCGCAAAATCTACGCGACCGCTTCGCTCGCCCGCCTGCACCTGTTGCGAGAAGCTCTGGCGCGGCTCGAGACCGATCCGGAGCTGCCGCTCACCTGGATCAGCGTCCCGTTCGAGGTGGTGCGGGAGGTCGGGGCGACGGCGGCCGATTTCGAGCCGATTACCGACCACGCCCGCATGGTGCGGGGCACCGAAATCGCCATCCTGCTGCGCGGGGTCAAGGACGGCAGCACCAAGGTTTCGCTTCGCTCCAACGGGCGCGCCGACGTCAACGAGATCGCTCGCGCCCTCGGCGGCGGGGGCCACGTCAAGGCGGCCGGCGCGGTGATCGGGGCGCCGCTGGAGGAGGCCCGCGAGCGCGTTCTGGCCACCGCGCGGGCGGCGCTGAGGAAGCTGGCGGAGGATTGA
- a CDS encoding Fur family transcriptional regulator: MKRAQAAAPSAAFVNLFRRYLREQGLPVTQQREAVAEIVFSSSEHLSVEEIEERLRKSGERIGKATIYRTLETMVKSGLVAEHDFGEGFKRYEHLFGQGPVRGHLVCTECGTVTEVEDPELERLQERVAGAHGFRPVKYRIQTYGLCAKCQARGAEIKWEGLTCPIDL; this comes from the coding sequence GTGAAGCGAGCTCAAGCGGCGGCGCCGTCGGCGGCCTTCGTCAACCTCTTCAGGCGCTACCTGAGAGAGCAGGGCCTGCCCGTCACCCAGCAACGGGAGGCGGTCGCCGAGATCGTGTTTTCCTCCTCCGAACATCTGTCGGTCGAGGAGATCGAGGAGCGTCTCAGGAAAAGCGGTGAGCGCATCGGCAAGGCCACGATCTATCGGACTCTCGAGACGATGGTGAAGAGCGGCCTCGTGGCGGAGCACGACTTCGGAGAGGGGTTCAAGCGCTACGAGCACCTGTTCGGCCAGGGTCCCGTGCGGGGCCACCTGGTATGCACGGAGTGCGGCACGGTGACCGAGGTGGAGGACCCCGAGCTGGAGCGACTCCAGGAGCGCGTGGCCGGCGCGCACGGATTTCGGCCCGTGAAGTATCGGATCCAGACGTACGGACTGTGCGCCAAATGCCAGGCGCGCGGCGCCGAGATCAAATGGGAGGGTCTCACCTGCCCGATCGACCTCTGA
- the speB gene encoding agmatinase, protein MPDPPDSLRALPWELPHTFLGLDEDASRFADARAVILPVPYESTTSYGGGAKAGPRAILDASRYLELYDQELDREPWTPGIATLPPLELSRAGPEAACAELAAAYRALLEEADGKFVVALGGEHSITAEPVLAWADRLEADGRRLSVLQLDAHTDLRPAYEGTAYSHASVMHRVADRVGIVAVGVRALTSDEKRFADQRDGVRIFFADDIHADDGWVEEAVDALGPDVYITLDVDGFDPALMPSTGTPEPGGLGWYPVLELLRRVCETRRVHAADIVELAPVQGLHAPDVLAAKLLYKLIAYRLWMSSD, encoded by the coding sequence GTGCCCGACCCGCCCGATTCGCTCCGCGCGCTCCCGTGGGAGCTCCCGCACACGTTCCTGGGCCTGGACGAGGACGCGTCTCGCTTCGCCGACGCCCGCGCGGTGATCCTGCCCGTGCCCTACGAGTCGACCACGAGCTACGGCGGCGGCGCGAAGGCCGGCCCGCGAGCCATCCTGGACGCGTCGCGCTACCTGGAGCTCTACGATCAGGAGTTGGACCGCGAACCGTGGACGCCCGGCATCGCCACGCTCCCTCCGCTGGAGCTCAGCCGCGCGGGACCGGAAGCGGCGTGCGCCGAGCTGGCCGCGGCCTATCGCGCTCTGCTCGAGGAGGCCGACGGCAAGTTCGTCGTCGCGCTCGGCGGCGAGCACTCCATAACCGCCGAGCCGGTGCTGGCCTGGGCAGACAGGCTCGAGGCGGACGGCCGGCGGCTGAGCGTGCTGCAGTTGGACGCGCACACGGACCTGCGCCCGGCCTACGAGGGGACCGCCTACTCGCACGCCAGCGTGATGCACCGGGTGGCGGACAGGGTGGGCATCGTCGCGGTCGGCGTCCGGGCGCTGACGTCCGACGAGAAGCGCTTCGCGGACCAGCGCGACGGGGTGCGGATCTTCTTCGCCGATGACATACACGCCGACGATGGGTGGGTCGAGGAAGCCGTGGACGCGCTGGGGCCCGACGTCTACATAACGCTGGACGTGGATGGGTTCGACCCAGCGCTGATGCCGTCCACGGGCACACCCGAGCCGGGTGGGTTGGGTTGGTATCCCGTGCTCGAGCTGTTGCGGCGGGTGTGCGAGACCCGTCGGGTGCACGCCGCCGACATCGTCGAGCTGGCCCCGGTTCAGGGCCTCCATGCGCCGGATGTCCTGGCCGCCAAGCTGCTCTACAAGCTGATCGCCTACCGGCTCTGGATGAGCTCGGACTGA
- a CDS encoding alkaline phosphatase family protein: protein MRAEAPRRGFVAIQLDALAYDDLERAIRNGYAPTIKGLIEKEGWALRRFAAGLPSTTPAAQAAIFYGTKDGIPGFRFYEKGDDRLLIGSKPAAMQVIRDRLPESGVLDGGSSYVNLFDGGAARSAFTMAAREPQPLLANLGGTRVALLLLFHPVRTLRMVLVSGLEYIREERDRFVSQLRGRSTWYWWYLPLLHIGTSVVLRELQTLAVLLDIYVGVPSIYTTYNVYDEFAHHFGPSSRTAMKSVRALDRRVREIVRMTRRSPGRPYDVYVLSDHGQTPSEPYRMTYGETLGQTIEAAAKKGVAVLAGSGVYAPPRETLDFLLREAEAVADASHSEITRAIGPRLIRWLRSQYSVFPLVAETTRVADDRELVVTYSSSLAHVYWTDPPEPLELRHIQEDPRKQALYYFLVAHSGIGVVVTRFQDGAHVEGRGGRAVIDPAGELVVLDGENPLEDYGTGHEARMAVAHLAALSNSGDLVLFGAYDPESDTCVCFDDQVGAHGALGGRQFWPFFLSADGTVPEDLELRDPLDLHPVFARYPLKGGAPQSELIQSR, encoded by the coding sequence ATGCGAGCCGAAGCGCCCCGGCGCGGCTTCGTCGCCATCCAATTGGACGCACTCGCCTACGATGACCTGGAGCGGGCGATCCGCAACGGCTACGCGCCGACCATCAAGGGACTGATCGAGAAGGAGGGTTGGGCGCTACGCCGCTTTGCGGCGGGCCTGCCGAGCACCACGCCCGCCGCCCAGGCGGCCATCTTCTACGGCACGAAGGACGGAATCCCGGGGTTCCGGTTCTACGAGAAGGGCGACGACAGGCTGCTCATCGGCTCCAAGCCCGCGGCCATGCAAGTCATCCGCGACCGGCTTCCCGAGAGCGGCGTGCTGGACGGCGGCTCGAGCTACGTCAACCTCTTCGACGGAGGCGCCGCCCGTTCCGCGTTCACGATGGCCGCGCGCGAGCCGCAGCCGCTCCTCGCCAACCTGGGGGGCACGCGCGTCGCGCTCCTGCTGCTCTTCCACCCCGTCCGCACGCTGCGCATGGTCCTGGTCAGCGGGCTCGAGTACATCCGCGAAGAGCGGGATCGCTTCGTCAGCCAGCTCAGGGGCAGGTCCACCTGGTACTGGTGGTATCTGCCGCTGCTGCACATCGGCACGAGCGTGGTCCTACGTGAACTCCAGACGCTCGCGGTGCTGCTGGACATCTACGTGGGGGTCCCCTCCATCTACACCACGTACAACGTCTACGACGAGTTCGCGCACCACTTCGGCCCGTCGTCGCGTACCGCCATGAAGAGCGTGCGCGCGCTCGACCGCCGCGTGCGCGAAATCGTGCGCATGACCCGGCGCAGCCCGGGCCGGCCCTATGATGTGTACGTGCTCAGCGACCACGGGCAGACGCCTTCGGAGCCGTATCGCATGACCTACGGCGAGACGCTCGGCCAGACCATCGAGGCCGCCGCCAAAAAGGGCGTGGCGGTGCTGGCGGGCTCGGGCGTGTACGCTCCGCCGCGGGAGACGCTGGACTTCCTGCTGCGCGAGGCGGAGGCGGTGGCCGACGCGTCCCACAGCGAGATCACGCGCGCGATCGGTCCGCGGCTCATTCGTTGGCTCAGGAGCCAGTACAGCGTCTTTCCGCTCGTCGCCGAGACCACGCGGGTGGCCGACGACCGGGAGCTGGTGGTCACCTACTCCTCCTCCCTCGCGCACGTGTACTGGACCGACCCGCCCGAGCCGCTGGAGTTGCGCCACATCCAGGAGGATCCGCGCAAACAGGCGCTCTACTACTTCCTGGTGGCCCATTCCGGAATCGGCGTGGTGGTGACCCGCTTCCAGGACGGCGCGCACGTGGAGGGCCGCGGAGGGCGCGCGGTGATAGACCCGGCGGGCGAGCTGGTGGTGCTGGACGGCGAGAACCCGCTGGAGGACTACGGCACGGGGCACGAGGCGAGGATGGCCGTCGCGCACCTGGCCGCACTAAGCAACTCCGGCGACCTGGTCCTGTTCGGCGCCTACGACCCGGAGTCCGATACCTGCGTCTGCTTCGACGACCAGGTGGGCGCGCACGGTGCGCTGGGCGGCCGCCAGTTCTGGCCCTTCTTCCTGAGCGCGGACGGCACCGTCCCTGAGGACCTCGAGCTGCGCGACCCGCTGGACCTGCACCCCGTGTTCGCGCGCTACCCGCTGAAGGGGGGCGCGCCTCAGTCCGAGCTCATCCAGAGCCGGTAG
- a CDS encoding response regulator codes for MSRRTADILLVEDDSLLRRAFSLLLQDAGYSVREAGTAADAIAQARDHPPAIVLLDMGLPDRPGFEVARVLRGMPETADVPIAALTGRFGFEEEMACRNAGCTHFFPKPIEPRELIRRLPAILEAPAGGSS; via the coding sequence ATGTCTCGACGCACAGCCGACATCCTCCTCGTTGAGGACGACTCCCTCTTGCGCCGTGCCTTCTCGCTTCTCCTTCAGGACGCCGGCTACAGCGTCCGGGAGGCGGGGACCGCGGCGGACGCGATCGCCCAGGCGCGGGACCATCCGCCCGCGATCGTGTTGCTGGACATGGGCCTACCCGATCGCCCCGGGTTCGAGGTCGCGCGCGTTCTGCGCGGGATGCCCGAAACCGCGGACGTCCCGATCGCGGCGCTTACGGGCCGCTTCGGATTCGAAGAGGAGATGGCCTGCCGGAACGCCGGCTGCACGCACTTCTTCCCGAAACCCATCGAGCCGCGCGAGCTGATTCGCCGGCTCCCGGCCATCCTGGAGGCACCGGCCGGCGGATCCTCCTGA
- a CDS encoding ABC transporter ATP-binding protein, producing MKALSTLLPYVRAYRRSLIAGLVLVVFANAFQAVGPRLVGLAIDAIGSAAEVGTILLLAGTIVAVAVAGGAARYGMRELLNGLSRRVEVDLRDDLFAHFMRLDASFYGGKRTGDLMARATNDTTNVRQAVGPAVMYMVNTVAGTVFALGFMLSISPRLTGLSLIPLVVLPPLVFRMSSLLHRRYEAIQEQFSSLTAMVQENLTGARIVRAYGREAAQEAEFAELADEYLHRNMALARVNGLFRPAMTLLAGGGMVLVLWLGGRLVIAGGISVGDFVAFFSYLGMLVWPMIALGWVTSLFQRGAASMARINAILDTAPRIADPSEPALLDAVSGRVEFRGVSFRYPGTERDVLSDVSFELEAGQTAALVGPTGAGKSTLVALLARLYDPTEGAVLVDGLDLRALPLARLRAAIGVVPQESFMFSDTIRENLRIGIGDGRDEEVAVRQAVRVSQLEEAIDGFPDGLDTMLGERGINLSGGQRQRAALARALARDPTILVLDDALSAVDTHTEARILDGLARVLPDRTALVVSHRVTAVKDADIILVLDGGRVVERGTHSELLARDGLYARLLRRQLLEEEVEERGDALVPA from the coding sequence GTGAAGGCTCTCAGCACGCTACTGCCCTACGTCCGCGCCTACCGGCGCTCTCTCATCGCGGGTCTGGTGCTCGTGGTGTTCGCGAACGCGTTTCAGGCGGTCGGACCCAGGCTGGTGGGCCTCGCCATCGACGCGATCGGCTCCGCGGCAGAGGTGGGCACGATCCTGCTCCTGGCCGGCACCATCGTGGCGGTCGCGGTGGCGGGAGGAGCGGCCCGCTACGGCATGCGCGAGTTGCTGAACGGCCTCAGCCGGCGCGTGGAGGTGGACCTGCGCGACGACCTGTTCGCGCACTTCATGCGCCTGGACGCTTCCTTCTACGGGGGCAAGCGAACGGGCGACCTGATGGCGCGCGCGACCAACGACACCACCAACGTTCGACAGGCGGTGGGGCCCGCGGTCATGTACATGGTGAATACCGTGGCCGGGACGGTATTCGCTCTCGGATTCATGCTGTCGATCAGTCCGCGCCTCACGGGCCTGTCCCTGATTCCGCTGGTCGTGCTGCCCCCGCTCGTTTTCCGGATGTCCTCGCTCCTGCACCGGCGCTACGAGGCCATCCAGGAGCAGTTTTCGTCCCTGACGGCGATGGTGCAGGAGAACCTCACGGGCGCCCGGATAGTGAGAGCCTACGGACGGGAAGCCGCCCAGGAGGCCGAGTTCGCCGAGCTCGCCGACGAGTACCTGCACAGGAACATGGCCCTGGCGCGCGTCAACGGTTTGTTCCGGCCGGCCATGACCCTCCTGGCCGGCGGCGGCATGGTGCTGGTGCTGTGGCTGGGTGGACGGTTGGTGATCGCGGGCGGCATATCGGTGGGAGACTTCGTGGCGTTCTTCTCCTACCTGGGGATGCTCGTCTGGCCCATGATCGCGCTGGGCTGGGTAACGAGCCTGTTCCAGCGCGGAGCCGCTTCCATGGCGCGGATCAACGCCATTCTGGACACCGCCCCGCGCATCGCCGATCCGTCCGAGCCGGCGCTGCTGGATGCGGTGAGCGGCCGCGTCGAATTCCGCGGCGTGAGCTTCCGCTATCCGGGCACGGAGCGGGACGTGTTGAGCGACGTATCCTTCGAGCTGGAGGCCGGGCAGACCGCGGCCCTGGTCGGGCCCACGGGGGCGGGCAAATCCACCCTCGTCGCCCTTCTGGCGCGGCTGTACGACCCCACCGAGGGCGCGGTACTGGTCGACGGACTGGACCTGCGAGCGCTGCCGCTCGCGCGGCTCCGGGCCGCCATCGGCGTGGTGCCGCAGGAGTCCTTCATGTTCTCGGATACGATCCGGGAGAACCTGCGCATCGGCATCGGCGACGGACGCGACGAGGAAGTCGCGGTACGCCAGGCAGTGCGCGTGTCCCAGTTGGAGGAGGCGATCGACGGATTCCCCGACGGGCTGGACACCATGTTGGGGGAGCGAGGCATCAACCTGTCCGGTGGCCAGCGCCAGCGCGCCGCGCTCGCCCGGGCGCTCGCCCGCGATCCGACCATCCTCGTCCTGGACGACGCCCTCAGCGCGGTCGACACGCACACGGAGGCGCGCATCCTGGACGGCCTGGCCAGGGTCCTCCCCGACCGGACCGCCCTGGTCGTCAGCCACCGGGTCACGGCCGTAAAGGACGCCGACATCATCCTCGTGCTCGACGGTGGACGCGTGGTAGAGCGCGGCACCCACTCCGAGCTGCTGGCCAGGGACGGACTCTACGCGCGCTTGCTCCGGCGGCAGTTGCTGGAGGAGGAGGTCGAGGAGCGCGGTGACGCGCTTGTCCCCGCCTAG